From Gopherus flavomarginatus isolate rGopFla2 chromosome 7, rGopFla2.mat.asm, whole genome shotgun sequence, the proteins below share one genomic window:
- the RPE65 gene encoding retinoid isomerohydrolase isoform X4 — MSSQIEHPAGGYKKLFETVEELAAPVTAHVTGRIPIWLTGSLLRCGPGLFEVGSEPFYHLFDGQALLHKFDFKEGHVTYHRRFIRTDAYVRAMTEKRIVITEFGTCAYPDPCKNIFSRFFSYFRGVEVTDNALVNVYPVGEDYYACTETNFITKINPETLETIKQVDLCKYVSINGVTAHPHIENDGTVYNIGNCFGKNFAIAYNIVRIPPMQADKKDPMNKSDVVVQFPCSDRFKPSYVHRSGFM; from the exons ATGTCCAGCCA AATTGAGCACCCAGCTGGTGGATACAAGAAGCTTTTTGAGACCGTGGAGGAATTGGCTGCACCAGTAACTGCTCATGTCACAG GCAGGATTCCCATATGGCTTACAGGCAGTCTGCTTAGATGTGGGCCTGGCTTATTTGAAGTTGGTTCGGAACCATTTTATCATTTGTTTGATGGCCAAGCGCTTCTTCATAAATTTGACTTTAAGGAGGGACATGTCACATACCATCGCAG GTTCATTCGGACTGATGCTTATGTAAGAGCAATGACTGAGAAAAGAATCGTGATAACTGAATTTGGCACCTGTGCTTACCCTGATCCATGCAAGAACATATTTTCCAG GTTTTTTTCATACTTCAGAGGTGTGGAGGTCACTGATAATGCCCTGGTTAATGTGTACCCAGTGGGTGAAGATTACTATGCCTgcacagagaccaattttattaCCAAGATTAACCCAGAGACTTTGGAGACAATCAAGCAG GTGGACCTTTGTAAATATGTTTCAATCAATGGCGTAACTGCTCACCCCCATATTGAAAACGATGGGACAGTTTATAACATCGGCAACTGCTTTGGAAAAAATTTTGCAATTGCCTACAACATTGTACGGATCCCTCCAATGCAAGCAG ACAAGAAAGATCCAATGAATAAGTCTGATGTGGTTGTGCAGTTTCCTTGCAGCGATAGATTTAAACCTTCCTATGTGCACAG